The Citrifermentans bemidjiense Bem genome window below encodes:
- a CDS encoding PEP-CTERM sorting domain-containing protein gives MKNLIRCLFLLSLLASPNPAQATMINVLQAGGTVEWSTASSGGLVASEIFAGQYNPDPLISPMGAAQFNTLVPARGGFATAVQDWIAMLEGSFTPHRYGSEIDYYNELNAMYFQNAFWGLLLWFGEENGISGGYHAPIPDFSGYDVHGLYIYNGVDFGVGTMTYDFHVFADVTPVPEPSTVFLLVMGLAGTFGLNVLREKN, from the coding sequence ATGAAAAATCTAATCAGGTGCTTGTTTCTTCTTTCGCTTTTGGCTTCTCCAAACCCTGCACAGGCCACAATGATTAACGTTTTGCAAGCAGGCGGAACGGTCGAGTGGTCCACCGCTTCCTCAGGAGGTCTAGTAGCTAGTGAAATTTTCGCCGGACAATATAATCCTGACCCCTTGATCTCGCCAATGGGAGCGGCTCAATTCAACACGCTTGTGCCGGCAAGGGGGGGCTTTGCAACAGCTGTCCAGGACTGGATTGCCATGTTGGAGGGATCCTTTACCCCTCACAGATACGGTTCGGAAATAGACTATTACAACGAACTAAACGCCATGTACTTTCAAAATGCCTTTTGGGGACTGCTCCTATGGTTCGGAGAGGAGAACGGGATAAGTGGTGGGTATCATGCGCCGATCCCGGATTTTTCCGGCTACGATGTCCATGGTCTCTATATCTACAACGGAGTAGATTTCGGTGTCGGCACGATGACGTATGATTTCCATGTGTTTGCCGATGTTACACCAGTACCAGAACCGTCCACGGTATTTTTATTGGTAATGGGTTTAGCTGGCACGTTTGGGTTGAATGTCCTGAGGGAGAAAAATTGA
- a CDS encoding AI-2E family transporter, whose translation MNTLQISYLLAALSVPVVLQFHLLPAAFAGLAVYVLTAKLAPMLPLRWGSLTQKVALAGIILFVIALVSSICLGLWSFLRGHHGMANLLNMAAETLENLKRTLPEDLTAALPDTVDELREQITNMLREHGKNISSVGISGVKTFAHLILGMVVGSLAVLHRFNKENGFPPLASDLHARLINLADSFDKVVFAQVKISALNTVLTAIYLAVVLPIFGVYLPMVTLLVLLTFVAGLLPVVGNLISNFTIVLISLGVSPMVGIASLAFLIVIHKLEYFTNARIVGGQVKASVWELLCAMLFMEAIFGMAGLVAAPVVYAWLKTELKAKRLV comes from the coding sequence ATGAACACCCTGCAGATCAGTTACCTGCTGGCCGCGTTGTCAGTCCCCGTGGTGCTGCAATTTCATCTCCTTCCCGCCGCGTTCGCCGGGCTTGCCGTGTACGTGCTGACCGCGAAGCTTGCTCCCATGCTTCCGCTGCGCTGGGGGAGCCTGACCCAGAAGGTCGCCCTGGCAGGGATCATCCTGTTCGTCATCGCCCTGGTCTCCAGCATCTGCCTCGGGCTCTGGTCGTTTTTGCGCGGCCACCACGGGATGGCGAACCTGCTCAACATGGCGGCCGAGACCCTGGAAAACCTGAAGCGGACCCTCCCGGAGGATCTCACCGCGGCGCTTCCCGACACCGTCGACGAACTGCGCGAACAGATAACCAACATGCTGCGAGAGCACGGGAAGAACATCTCCTCCGTCGGCATCTCCGGAGTCAAGACCTTCGCCCACCTCATCCTCGGCATGGTGGTGGGAAGCCTCGCGGTGCTGCACCGCTTCAACAAGGAAAACGGGTTCCCCCCCCTGGCCTCCGACCTGCACGCGAGGCTGATCAACCTGGCCGATTCCTTCGACAAGGTGGTCTTCGCCCAGGTGAAGATTTCCGCGCTCAATACCGTTCTCACCGCGATCTACCTCGCCGTGGTGCTCCCCATCTTCGGGGTCTACCTCCCCATGGTCACCCTCCTGGTCCTCCTCACCTTCGTGGCCGGCCTGCTGCCGGTGGTGGGGAACCTCATCTCCAACTTCACCATCGTGCTGATCAGCCTCGGCGTCTCCCCGATGGTCGGTATCGCCTCGCTGGCGTTCCTGATCGTGATCCACAAGCTGGAGTACTTCACCAACGCGAGGATCGTGGGGGGCCAAGTCAAGGCCAGCGTCTGGGAGCTTTTGTGCGCCATGCTCTTCATGGAAGCGATCTTCGGCATGGCCGGCCTGGTGGCGGCCCCCGTGGTTTATGCCTGGCTCAAGACCGAGCTCAAGGCGAAGCGGCTGGTATAA
- the glf gene encoding UDP-galactopyranose mutase: protein MSRFDIVVVGAGISGATLAERYASLGKKVLVLEKRNHIGGNCYDFHNEHGILVSKYGAHLFHTEFEDVWQYVNRFSRWYPYEHHVLAKVDGKLVPIPVNISTVNTIFNLRIRTETEMQRFLSEVQVKPPHEEPRNGEEAALARVGLVLYEKMFKHYTKKQWDKYPHELDASVLLRIPVRTNFDDRYFNDPYQALPLNGYTRLFEEMLRHPNITVRLSTDYFDVKESPEVRECSKVFYAGPIDRYFDYRHSRERKLQWRSIRFEWITLDQEFFQQNSVVNYPDPKDGDFTRIVEYKHFTRQKHPKTTISREYTTDEGDPYYPVPNSENEAISQRYREEAEKLSDVYFVGRLANYKYFNMDQAFKNALDLFHRIEGKH, encoded by the coding sequence ATGAGCAGGTTCGACATCGTTGTCGTCGGAGCCGGCATTTCCGGCGCCACCCTCGCCGAACGCTACGCTTCCCTGGGAAAGAAGGTCCTGGTCCTGGAGAAACGCAACCATATCGGCGGCAACTGCTACGACTTCCACAACGAGCACGGCATCCTGGTTTCCAAGTACGGCGCACACCTTTTCCACACCGAATTCGAGGATGTCTGGCAGTATGTGAACCGCTTCTCGCGCTGGTACCCTTACGAGCACCACGTTCTGGCCAAAGTGGACGGCAAGCTGGTCCCCATCCCCGTCAACATCTCCACCGTCAATACCATCTTCAACCTGCGCATCCGCACCGAGACCGAGATGCAGCGCTTCCTGAGCGAGGTGCAGGTGAAGCCCCCCCACGAGGAACCCCGCAACGGCGAGGAGGCCGCGCTGGCACGGGTGGGGCTCGTCCTTTACGAAAAGATGTTCAAGCACTACACCAAGAAGCAGTGGGACAAGTACCCCCACGAACTGGACGCCTCGGTGCTGCTGAGGATCCCGGTGCGGACCAATTTCGACGACCGCTACTTCAATGACCCTTACCAGGCCCTGCCCCTTAACGGCTACACCCGGCTTTTCGAGGAGATGCTCAGGCACCCGAACATCACCGTGCGGCTCAGTACCGATTACTTCGACGTCAAAGAGAGCCCCGAGGTACGGGAATGCTCCAAGGTTTTCTACGCAGGCCCCATCGACCGCTACTTCGACTACCGCCACTCGCGGGAAAGAAAGCTGCAGTGGCGCTCCATCAGGTTCGAATGGATCACGCTCGACCAGGAATTCTTCCAGCAAAACTCGGTGGTCAACTACCCCGACCCCAAGGACGGCGACTTCACGAGAATCGTCGAGTACAAGCATTTCACCCGCCAGAAGCACCCAAAGACCACCATTTCGCGCGAGTACACTACCGACGAAGGGGATCCCTACTACCCCGTTCCCAACTCCGAAAACGAGGCCATTTCCCAGCGCTACCGGGAGGAGGCGGAGAAACTTTCCGACGTGTACTTCGTGGGGAGGCTGGCCAACTACAAGTACTTCAACATGGATCAGGCTTTCAAAAACGCACTGGATCTGTTCCACCGTATCGAAGGGAAGCACTAG
- a CDS encoding glycoside hydrolase family 2 TIM barrel-domain containing protein — MGFNGVRKHQKLEDPRYLYWADRLGLVVWSEMPSAFRFTTRAIKRLMREWIEAIERDYSHPCIIVWVPFNESWGVPDLTATKAHRDAVHAFYHLTKTLDPERPVIGNDGWESSATDIIGIHDYDNNPERLAERYGPQVKPEELFDRRRPGGRILTLDGYPHRGQPIILTEFGGVAYVKPLDALHQKAWGYFRHDKIEEFERLAVSLIEAARGVAMFSGFCYTQFADTFQEANGLLFADRTPKIPLERIADAVRGKVEQGALFWEST; from the coding sequence ATGGGGTTCAACGGGGTAAGAAAGCACCAAAAGCTGGAGGACCCGCGCTACCTGTACTGGGCGGACCGGCTGGGGCTCGTGGTCTGGTCGGAGATGCCGAGCGCCTTCCGCTTCACCACCCGCGCCATAAAAAGGCTGATGCGGGAATGGATCGAGGCGATCGAACGTGATTACAGCCACCCCTGCATCATCGTCTGGGTCCCCTTCAACGAGTCCTGGGGGGTCCCGGACCTGACCGCTACCAAGGCGCACCGGGACGCGGTGCACGCCTTCTACCACCTCACCAAGACGCTCGACCCCGAGCGGCCGGTGATCGGCAACGACGGCTGGGAAAGCTCCGCCACCGACATCATCGGCATCCACGACTACGACAACAACCCTGAGAGGCTCGCGGAGCGCTACGGCCCGCAGGTGAAGCCGGAGGAGCTCTTCGACCGGCGCCGCCCCGGCGGGCGCATCCTCACCCTCGACGGATATCCGCACCGGGGGCAGCCCATCATCCTCACCGAGTTCGGCGGCGTCGCCTACGTGAAGCCCTTGGACGCCCTGCACCAGAAGGCGTGGGGGTATTTCCGCCACGACAAGATCGAGGAGTTCGAGCGCCTCGCCGTCTCCCTCATCGAAGCCGCCCGCGGCGTCGCCATGTTCAGCGGCTTTTGCTATACGCAATTCGCCGACACCTTCCAGGAGGCCAACGGCCTCCTCTTCGCGGACCGGACCCCGAAGATCCCGCTGGAGCGGATCGCCGATGCGGTTCGTGGGAAGGTCGAACAGGGCGCGCTCTTCTGGGAAAGCACCTGA
- a CDS encoding M24 family metallopeptidase, translated as MNGTARAEEMAVKIRLVRELLGEGRVLRLKGIDWFSWITAGGSNEVLLAAETGIAEFVVTERGAFVVTNEIEAQRLIDEELPPGCEVRILPWAYPSQLEVVMRELAEGTPVYSDRPAEAERELPLPLLAAKRTLSLPELHRYREVGLLASQAMTETLQQANPDWSEYRLAAAGASALLSRGLAPCLVMAAGDRRRRLYRHPISGKDPLGASAMLVFCARGYGLYANLTRFIAFEPLTDEEEQKHAQVREIEAHALLLSRPGVLLHEVYRELASAYAAAGYEHAIKEHHQGGITGYLSREVIANPEAREHLSAGMAVAWNPSLPGAKIEDTFLVTETGVENLTLDPAWPTVLAAGLERPLVLRR; from the coding sequence ATGAACGGCACCGCGCGCGCGGAGGAGATGGCCGTAAAGATCCGCCTGGTCCGGGAGCTGCTCGGCGAGGGAAGGGTGCTGAGGCTCAAGGGGATCGACTGGTTCTCCTGGATCACGGCGGGGGGCTCCAACGAGGTGCTCTTGGCGGCCGAGACCGGGATCGCCGAATTCGTAGTGACCGAACGCGGCGCCTTCGTGGTGACCAACGAGATCGAGGCGCAGCGCCTGATCGACGAAGAGCTCCCCCCCGGCTGCGAGGTGCGCATACTCCCCTGGGCCTACCCTTCCCAGTTGGAGGTGGTGATGAGGGAGCTGGCCGAAGGGACGCCGGTCTATTCGGACCGCCCGGCGGAGGCCGAGCGGGAGCTCCCGCTGCCGCTTCTGGCGGCGAAACGCACCCTCTCTCTCCCCGAACTGCACCGCTACCGCGAGGTGGGGCTTCTCGCCTCGCAGGCGATGACCGAGACCCTGCAGCAGGCGAACCCCGACTGGAGCGAGTACCGGCTGGCCGCGGCCGGCGCCTCCGCCCTCCTCTCGCGCGGGCTCGCCCCCTGCCTGGTCATGGCGGCCGGAGACAGGCGCCGCCGCCTGTACCGCCATCCGATATCGGGGAAGGACCCGCTGGGCGCCTCCGCGATGCTGGTCTTCTGCGCTCGGGGGTACGGCCTCTACGCCAACCTCACCAGGTTCATCGCCTTCGAGCCTCTAACCGACGAGGAGGAGCAAAAGCACGCGCAGGTGCGCGAGATCGAGGCCCACGCGCTGCTCCTCTCCCGCCCGGGGGTCCTTTTGCACGAGGTCTACCGCGAGCTTGCCTCGGCCTACGCCGCGGCGGGTTACGAGCACGCCATCAAGGAGCACCACCAGGGGGGGATCACCGGCTACCTTTCCCGCGAAGTGATAGCGAACCCCGAGGCGCGGGAGCACCTGAGCGCCGGGATGGCCGTCGCCTGGAACCCGAGCCTCCCCGGCGCGAAGATAGAGGATACCTTTTTGGTGACAGAGACCGGAGTCGAGAACCTGACGCTCGACCCGGCCTGGCCGACGGTGCTAGCGGCCGGCCTGGAGCGGCCGCTCGTCCTTCGGCGATAG
- a CDS encoding glutaredoxin family protein: MQATNFTSTIIPSRRGRDSRSAAAPLPPLPHRLRCLARFWLAACLALLLLLPPGARAAASELSATLYFFWGVGCPHCTKAKPFLEELKRKYPTLRIESYEVLEKRENIPLLVAMARARHKEATGVPVFIIGQEMFSGFSAETAAEVEQAVRLALQPVAPQKQAAPKPAPPVRLPLLGPVDAQSLSLPVFTVAVALLDSLNPCAFFVLFFLLSLLIHAHSRRRMLLIGGLFVFFSGLVYFVFMAAWLNLFLITGGLPAITFAAGIVALFVGAVNVKEFFYFGQGVSLSIPEQQKPKLFARMRRLLRADSLPSLLAGTTVLALAANSYELLCTAGFPMVFTRMLTLRELPTYSYYAYLAFYCTIYALPLAVIVALFTVKLGERKLTQWQGRVLKLVSGLMMLGLGLVLLIDPALLNKPLASAGLLAGTLAAAALLAAFARKRGAG; encoded by the coding sequence ATGCAAGCTACCAATTTCACATCCACCATTATCCCCAGCAGGCGCGGCCGGGATTCCCGCAGCGCGGCCGCGCCGTTACCTCCCCTCCCCCACCGCCTAAGGTGCCTTGCCCGCTTTTGGCTTGCCGCCTGCCTGGCGCTCCTCCTGCTCCTTCCCCCTGGCGCACGCGCGGCTGCTTCAGAACTCTCCGCCACCCTCTACTTCTTCTGGGGCGTCGGCTGCCCACACTGCACCAAGGCGAAGCCCTTCCTGGAAGAGCTGAAAAGGAAATACCCCACCCTGCGCATCGAGTCCTATGAGGTGCTGGAAAAGCGCGAGAACATTCCGCTCCTTGTGGCGATGGCCCGCGCCCGCCACAAGGAGGCGACCGGGGTGCCGGTCTTCATCATCGGCCAGGAGATGTTCAGCGGCTTTTCTGCTGAAACCGCGGCGGAGGTGGAACAGGCCGTACGCCTGGCGTTGCAGCCCGTCGCGCCGCAGAAACAGGCCGCCCCGAAACCCGCCCCTCCCGTCAGGCTCCCGCTTCTGGGCCCGGTCGACGCGCAGAGCCTGTCGCTTCCCGTTTTCACCGTCGCGGTCGCGCTTTTGGACAGCCTCAACCCCTGCGCTTTCTTCGTGCTCTTCTTCCTGTTAAGCCTGTTGATCCACGCCCATTCGCGGCGCCGCATGCTTCTCATCGGCGGGCTCTTCGTCTTTTTCTCCGGGCTCGTCTACTTCGTCTTCATGGCGGCCTGGCTCAACCTCTTCCTCATCACCGGCGGGCTTCCCGCCATCACCTTCGCCGCGGGGATCGTGGCGCTCTTCGTCGGCGCGGTGAACGTCAAGGAGTTCTTCTATTTCGGGCAGGGGGTCTCGCTCAGCATCCCGGAACAGCAGAAACCGAAGCTCTTCGCCCGCATGAGGAGGCTCCTCAGGGCGGATTCGCTTCCTTCCCTGCTGGCCGGGACCACCGTGCTGGCTCTCGCCGCCAACAGCTACGAGCTCCTCTGCACCGCCGGCTTTCCCATGGTCTTCACCCGCATGCTCACCCTGAGGGAACTCCCGACATACAGCTACTACGCCTATCTTGCCTTCTACTGCACGATCTACGCGCTTCCCCTGGCGGTTATCGTCGCGCTCTTCACGGTGAAGCTCGGCGAGAGAAAGCTGACGCAATGGCAGGGGCGCGTGCTGAAGCTGGTCTCGGGATTGATGATGCTGGGGCTGGGACTGGTGCTGCTCATCGACCCGGCGCTGCTGAACAAACCGCTTGCCTCGGCGGGGCTTCTCGCTGGCACGCTGGCCGCGGCGGCGCTTTTGGCAGCTTTCGCCAGGAAAAGGGGCGCGGGTTAG
- the tpx gene encoding thiol peroxidase translates to MAQVTFKGNPVTLVGSQVKVGDAAPDFSVVDNSMGAVSLANYQGMVKIVSAVPSLDTPVCDTETRRFNQEAAKLPGDVVVLTISADLPFAQKRWCGAAGIDKVVTLSDYRDRSFALAYGVLIDELKLLSRSIFVIDKQNVIRYIQHVPEVTQEPDYEAALRAARELA, encoded by the coding sequence ATGGCTCAAGTTACTTTTAAAGGAAACCCGGTGACGCTGGTTGGGTCTCAAGTGAAGGTGGGGGATGCCGCCCCCGATTTCTCGGTAGTCGACAACTCCATGGGGGCCGTTTCGCTGGCCAACTACCAGGGGATGGTGAAGATCGTCAGCGCCGTTCCGTCGCTCGACACGCCGGTCTGCGACACCGAGACGCGCCGCTTCAACCAGGAGGCCGCCAAGCTCCCGGGCGACGTGGTGGTGCTGACCATAAGCGCGGATCTCCCCTTTGCGCAGAAGAGATGGTGCGGAGCGGCCGGCATCGACAAGGTGGTGACCCTTTCCGACTATCGCGACCGCTCCTTCGCCCTGGCCTACGGCGTCCTCATCGACGAATTGAAGCTCCTTTCCCGCTCCATCTTCGTGATCGACAAGCAAAACGTCATCCGCTACATACAGCATGTACCGGAAGTGACCCAGGAGCCCGATTACGAAGCAGCGCTCAGGGCTGCGCGCGAACTGGCGTAG
- the galK gene encoding galactokinase gives MSAATDFEKTFESPCEVTARAPGRVNLLGEHTDYNDGFVLPIAVPLETTVELARSRDGRNHYYAEELQERAWSETGGAVPSGFAAYLHGCLALLRLSGHHVDPVSVRVTSQVPMGSGLSSSAALEVAFLRGMRELFRLDLDDVEIALMAQQAEIRYAGVNCGIMDQMAASLADSTHMLFIDTRSLERKLLPLPPRSELLVIDCGIPRKLGESMYNLRRQECEEAVELLGIASLRELSDLGQLIKLPRNLAQRARHVLTENERVLEAVKGVHGCRFGELMNASHMSLRDDFQVSIPELDLLARLLQEQVDVYGARLTGAGFGGACVALVREGKAAEVASNVLALYREQGQQGKLLVPQ, from the coding sequence ATGTCCGCTGCTACCGACTTTGAAAAGACCTTCGAGTCCCCCTGCGAAGTGACCGCCCGCGCCCCCGGACGGGTGAACCTCCTAGGGGAGCATACCGACTACAACGACGGCTTCGTCCTCCCCATCGCGGTGCCGCTGGAGACCACGGTGGAGTTGGCCAGAAGCCGCGACGGCCGGAACCACTACTATGCCGAGGAGCTGCAGGAAAGGGCGTGGTCGGAGACCGGAGGTGCGGTCCCGAGCGGCTTCGCCGCCTATCTGCACGGCTGCCTCGCCCTTTTGCGCCTCTCCGGGCACCACGTGGACCCGGTGTCGGTGCGGGTCACCTCCCAGGTACCGATGGGGAGCGGACTCTCCTCCAGCGCCGCGCTCGAAGTCGCCTTCCTGCGCGGGATGCGGGAGCTGTTCCGCCTCGACCTTGACGACGTCGAGATTGCGCTCATGGCCCAGCAGGCCGAGATCCGCTACGCCGGGGTCAACTGCGGCATCATGGACCAGATGGCGGCAAGCCTCGCCGACTCCACCCACATGCTCTTCATCGACACCCGGTCGCTGGAACGCAAGCTCCTCCCGCTTCCCCCGCGCTCCGAGCTCCTGGTCATCGACTGCGGGATCCCGCGAAAGCTCGGCGAGAGCATGTACAACCTGCGCCGGCAGGAGTGCGAGGAGGCTGTGGAGCTTCTGGGTATTGCTTCGCTGCGGGAGCTGTCGGACCTGGGCCAGCTCATCAAGCTGCCGCGCAACCTGGCTCAGCGCGCCCGGCACGTGCTGACCGAGAACGAGCGGGTGCTGGAAGCGGTCAAAGGCGTGCACGGCTGCCGCTTCGGGGAATTGATGAACGCCTCGCACATGAGCCTCAGGGACGACTTCCAGGTCTCCATACCCGAACTGGACCTTCTGGCCAGGCTGCTGCAGGAGCAGGTCGACGTGTACGGAGCGCGGCTCACCGGGGCCGGCTTCGGAGGTGCCTGCGTGGCGCTGGTGCGCGAGGGGAAAGCGGCGGAGGTAGCGTCGAACGTGTTGGCGCTCTACCGCGAGCAGGGGCAACAGGGGAAGCTATTGGTGCCGCAGTAG
- the galT gene encoding galactose-1-phosphate uridylyltransferase: MLYRREMLKTDGRSLTLYGRGPIEVLGEAPSPNREPLAANPHLRWHPLRGEWVAYASYRQGRTFMPPPEYNPLAPTTDPDNPTELPQGNYQVAVFDNRFPSLSPVAHHPPQSYVPTAPGRGKCEVVVFGKDPARSLSGLPLDHIELLMEVWGDRVERLGEDPDINYVLPFENKGIEVGVTLHHPHGQIYAYPFVPPVPQRMQVQELSYFQVQGAPLLEGLIAAETVSGERILYLGEHAISFLPPWARYPYEVWVAPRRAVPGFPQLTPEVRADLARALKTTLLKYDGLWQRPFPYLMAWYGAPTDGEPHPECHLHAEFYPPYRSSDRLKYLAGTELAAGMFANDALPEQKAKELQEVEVTL, from the coding sequence ATGCTCTACAGGCGAGAGATGTTGAAGACTGACGGACGGAGCCTCACCCTTTACGGCCGTGGTCCCATCGAGGTGCTGGGGGAGGCCCCGAGCCCGAACCGGGAGCCGCTTGCCGCGAACCCCCACCTGCGCTGGCACCCTCTGCGCGGGGAATGGGTCGCCTATGCGAGCTACCGCCAGGGGCGGACCTTCATGCCCCCTCCCGAGTACAACCCGCTCGCCCCGACGACCGACCCGGACAACCCTACCGAGCTCCCCCAGGGGAACTACCAGGTGGCGGTCTTCGACAACCGCTTCCCCTCGCTCTCCCCCGTCGCCCACCACCCGCCCCAAAGCTACGTCCCCACCGCCCCCGGGCGAGGCAAGTGCGAGGTGGTGGTCTTCGGCAAGGACCCGGCTCGGTCGCTTTCGGGGCTCCCGCTGGACCACATCGAGCTACTCATGGAGGTATGGGGGGACCGGGTGGAGCGGCTTGGGGAAGACCCGGACATCAACTACGTGCTTCCCTTCGAGAACAAGGGGATCGAGGTCGGGGTGACTCTGCACCACCCGCACGGCCAGATCTACGCCTATCCCTTCGTCCCCCCGGTGCCGCAGCGGATGCAGGTTCAGGAGCTGTCCTACTTCCAGGTGCAGGGAGCGCCGCTTCTGGAGGGGCTGATCGCCGCAGAGACCGTCTCAGGCGAGCGGATCCTCTACCTCGGGGAGCACGCCATCTCCTTCCTACCCCCCTGGGCCCGCTACCCCTACGAGGTCTGGGTCGCCCCCCGGCGCGCCGTCCCCGGCTTTCCCCAGCTCACCCCCGAGGTCCGCGCCGACCTGGCGCGAGCGCTCAAGACCACCCTCCTTAAATACGACGGTCTCTGGCAGCGCCCCTTCCCCTACCTGATGGCCTGGTACGGCGCCCCGACAGACGGGGAGCCGCACCCCGAGTGCCACCTGCACGCCGAGTTTTACCCCCCCTACCGATCCAGCGACCGGCTCAAGTACCTGGCCGGGACGGAGCTTGCCGCCGGGATGTTCGCCAACGACGCACTCCCCGAGCAGAAGGCGAAGGAACTTCAGGAAGTGGAGGTGACGCTATGA
- a CDS encoding bacteriohemerythrin produces the protein MPIVAWDVSLSVGNNVIDEHHRHLVGLLNKAYDEFCDSNSTIAMESLLEELIDYATYHFAHEEKLMTATGYPETLQHLEEHERFVKRVTEMQKDVVTGDVPFSLEILSFLRNWLVNHISKVDTKLGAYAGTRH, from the coding sequence ATGCCTATTGTTGCTTGGGATGTAAGCTTGTCTGTCGGAAACAACGTAATCGATGAACATCACCGCCACCTGGTAGGCTTACTGAACAAGGCCTACGACGAATTCTGTGACAGTAACTCCACCATCGCCATGGAATCTCTACTGGAAGAGCTGATCGACTACGCCACCTATCACTTCGCCCACGAAGAAAAGTTGATGACCGCGACGGGCTATCCTGAGACGCTGCAGCACCTGGAAGAACACGAGCGCTTCGTTAAGAGAGTGACCGAGATGCAGAAAGACGTGGTGACCGGCGACGTCCCCTTCTCCCTCGAAATCCTTTCCTTTTTGAGAAACTGGCTGGTGAACCACATTTCCAAGGTCGATACCAAGCTGGGAGCCTACGCCGGCACGCGCCACTGA